AACAAGACAGAGACCAAAGAACAGATGGGAAAGaaatatttctaaagaaaagaaaatagttAAGCATATCTAAGAAATATTTTAGGGAAATAGAGCTGTGAGCTATGTTGAGAgcaaagcaaataaacaaatgaactgTTCAGCAATTTTCTGACAAGTTCATTAAAGGGTCCAAATAGTGTAACTCCCCTGAGACACATGAACTGGTCCAGACAGAATGAGCTGCTGTGAGAATGAATTACTTTCTAAACCAGAGCTATAGATTAGAAACTTTGAGAAATAGCTCTAAAAATGGCTTCAGTGCAGACACAAAAAGCATAGAACATGTTTGGAAGAGATTCAATTGTATAAATAATTAAGACCATTGAGGAAGTTTTCCTTTTTCAGAGAGCTTTACCGTCTAAATCTGAAGACCAATTCAGCAACTGTCACAGTTTCAGCAAAACATTTCTGTAGATCTTGGTGTTCGTTTCCCATCTTCATCAAgcttcttttgtctctttgcttgtttgtcttccTCGTCTCAGCTGCCACTGGATTTCCAGGAGCGTGTCAGTTCTCACATGGAGAAACATAATCGAGGTAGTGGAGCCACGATGGCTATGTGTCACTCCAATTACTCTGATGCTGTGCCCACAGCCGTAATTGCCAAGGTGCTGGAAAAGCCCGAACCCGGGAGCAGTTGCCCTGTAACGCGATCACCCAGCCCTCAGCCGCAGGATGGAGACTTTTTAACAGGAACCGGAAGCACCGATCATCTGAACCGTCGCATTGCATTTAAGACATCTGACCTGTACTGCAGCGACACAGCCCTCTACTGCCCCGAACGATGGCAAGACACAGAGCGCAGGCAGAGCGTCGACCTCCACGGCACCGCTCTGCTTCAGCTTCACGCCCAGAACTCCACTGACAGCAACCCAGATGAAGATGCTTTCCACTCTGAAAGTTTCTCTCATCACGAGCCCCCATCCTCTTTCCACCACCATGATGAGTTTGGCACTGGTAGCCTGCCTGCTTCCAGCACATACTCCAGCTTCAGCCTTGCATCAGATGAGAAGGGAGGGGTAAGTGCTGGGTGTGGGCACACTGCCAGTAGCACCTTATCCTCTTCCCACCAGGGTCTCTATATGGACTGGCGAGATGGAGGCAGTGGGGACTATGAGCGCAAAAGCATGTCCTCTTATGATAAAGACAGCCCAAGCTTCCCCAAATCCCACAGCATCCAGCACATGGTGGCTCCCAGGAGCCCACAGAAAGGCAGTTCACCAGCGTACACAAGGACAGCTTCCTGCTTCAGTGAACCGTACCACTCCAGTACCCCTCGcctggcttcctctcacagcatGGGGTCTACAACTGGACTGGGAGGGGCTCGCGGAGGAGCCCTGGACAGCCGAGATGACATCCACGTCACCGAGGATGATCTGAGCAGCCGGTGGAGACAACTGAGTGTCGAAGACATCAACACCATCTCATCTTATCGTAACATCACAGGGCGCGGCTCTCCATACAGTTTCTCTGAGCACCACTTTGCCATGGGCCCCTCCAGTAAAGTCAAGGGGTCTCTCTACAGCAGCTtccaagaaggagatgatgtCTTCCACAGCCGTGTGCTGGACCAGTGTTTTGCTCTGGATTCCCCTTCGCCTAGTCGCAGTCCAAAACCTCTGGAGCATCGTAAGCAGGAGAAAACTTCTGTGCTGTACAGAGCCAAGAATGACAGTCAGGACTCAGAGTGCAGTCTGTTCCTCTCAGGGAGCTCGAAAGACAAGGAGAGCAGCGGGGGAGCAACGGCGGCGAGTAGCAGCAAGAAGGACTATGTGAATCTGAGTGCGGACAGCTCAGCGGAGTCCTTACACCAAAGCTCGCTCGAAGCCTCGAGTCTTCAGCACTACCCCAGCCCCAGGCCGAGCATCCGGCCTCGACCGAGTTCCAGTTCTGCTCTCAGCGTAGGCCCTGCACTCCCAAAGAAGAACTCTCCAAGATACCAAAAATTTGGCAGCACAGGACTGACAAGGAAGGATAGTTTGACCAAGGCACAGCTGTACGGTACACTGCTGAATTGACCGAACAAAGAGAGCTCTTCATTTTATgcatgatgatggtgatgatgattcCTAACctactgtactgtactgtatGTCTCCCTGCAGCAAACACATGCTTGGTGTGATGGGGTGTTCagatgttgttgtttcatgtacCTTAGCCACGGCACGTTTCACACAGTCTGCAATGTTTTTTCTATTGTATGTCACGATATGGTGTAGCTACCAGAGACCAGCtattcagtctgtttttgtttccgtGATAATGATGGTAATTAGAGCCACCAGGACGAAAACACATTCCCACACAGACCTGGCTACATGAACATactgtgctgtttgttttttttggtgttaaGTACTGTTTGTAAAACCAGCATAAGAACATTACTTTCTGCTCTAATATAAACAGTATCAATAATGGTTAAGCGAGGATAATGAGATTATTTAATTAGTCGTTAATTAGATTATCTAACATGTATATTGAAAAAGATTTAATCATTCCCTATTTTCTGCTCAACAAAATGCATGTTGCATAGTGCATAAAAATAGggtagaaaaacacattttcagttgACTGCCCTTACTAAAaggtacattttttaaaaactggttACATTAAACATTTGAATTCATATATAAATATCTAATTTAATATAACAATTCATAACAAAATTTACAGACTTCCCACTTGTTAAGAAACTTAAAATCCCTGAATTTGTTCATTAGTTTTAACAGACATattaccggtcaaaagttttagaacgctccaatttttccattttttaattgaaattcaagttTTTCAAATCCagtgaatagcttgaaatgaaACGAAGGTAAGCGGTGATCTGTCAGAGGTTATAAGAAAAGGTTAGGTTGcccaaaattgaaaaataa
This is a stretch of genomic DNA from Acanthochromis polyacanthus isolate Apoly-LR-REF ecotype Palm Island chromosome 1, KAUST_Apoly_ChrSc, whole genome shotgun sequence. It encodes these proteins:
- the LOC110953067 gene encoding brain-enriched guanylate kinase-associated protein isoform X1, with protein sequence MKKIYIGKTALKTQRNGCKHQKRSSFHDHKDDLRKRLSYTTHKLEMVETEFDSTRQYLETELRRAQEELEKFTEKLRRIQNSYAALQRINQDLEDKMHRTSQHHEEEKRALSREIIVLNNHLMEAKITINKLREDNDLYRKDCNLAAQLLQCSKSHYRAHKMSELPLDFQERVSSHMEKHNRGSGATMAMCHSNYSDAVPTAVIAKVLEKPEPGSSCPVTRSPSPQPQDGDFLTGTGSTDHLNRRIAFKTSDLYCSDTALYCPERWQDTERRQSVDLHGTALLQLHAQNSTDSNPDEDAFHSESFSHHEPPSSFHHHDEFGTGSLPASSTYSSFSLASDEKGGVSAGCGHTASSTLSSSHQGLYMDWRDGGSGDYERKSMSSYDKDSPSFPKSHSIQHMVAPRSPQKGSSPAYTRTASCFSEPYHSSTPRLASSHSMGSTTGLGGARGGALDSRDDIHVTEDDLSSRWRQLSVEDINTISSYRNITGRGSPYSFSEHHFAMGPSSKVKGSLYSSFQEGDDVFHSRVLDQCFALDSPSPSRSPKPLEHRKQEKTSVLYRAKNDSQDSECSLFLSGSSKDKESSGGATAASSSKKDYVNLSADSSAESLHQSSLEASSLQHYPSPRPSIRPRPSSSSALSVGPALPKKNSPRYQKFGSTGLTRKDSLTKAQLYGTLLN
- the LOC110953067 gene encoding brain-enriched guanylate kinase-associated protein isoform X2, which gives rise to MRQKANKRSFHDHKDDLRKRLSYTTHKLEMVETEFDSTRQYLETELRRAQEELEKFTEKLRRIQNSYAALQRINQDLEDKMHRTSQHHEEEKRALSREIIVLNNHLMEAKITINKLREDNDLYRKDCNLAAQLLQCSKSHYRAHKMSELPLDFQERVSSHMEKHNRGSGATMAMCHSNYSDAVPTAVIAKVLEKPEPGSSCPVTRSPSPQPQDGDFLTGTGSTDHLNRRIAFKTSDLYCSDTALYCPERWQDTERRQSVDLHGTALLQLHAQNSTDSNPDEDAFHSESFSHHEPPSSFHHHDEFGTGSLPASSTYSSFSLASDEKGGVSAGCGHTASSTLSSSHQGLYMDWRDGGSGDYERKSMSSYDKDSPSFPKSHSIQHMVAPRSPQKGSSPAYTRTASCFSEPYHSSTPRLASSHSMGSTTGLGGARGGALDSRDDIHVTEDDLSSRWRQLSVEDINTISSYRNITGRGSPYSFSEHHFAMGPSSKVKGSLYSSFQEGDDVFHSRVLDQCFALDSPSPSRSPKPLEHRKQEKTSVLYRAKNDSQDSECSLFLSGSSKDKESSGGATAASSSKKDYVNLSADSSAESLHQSSLEASSLQHYPSPRPSIRPRPSSSSALSVGPALPKKNSPRYQKFGSTGLTRKDSLTKAQLYGTLLN
- the LOC110953067 gene encoding brain-enriched guanylate kinase-associated protein isoform X3, with product MQHGMSSFHDHKDDLRKRLSYTTHKLEMVETEFDSTRQYLETELRRAQEELEKFTEKLRRIQNSYAALQRINQDLEDKMHRTSQHHEEEKRALSREIIVLNNHLMEAKITINKLREDNDLYRKDCNLAAQLLQCSKSHYRAHKMSELPLDFQERVSSHMEKHNRGSGATMAMCHSNYSDAVPTAVIAKVLEKPEPGSSCPVTRSPSPQPQDGDFLTGTGSTDHLNRRIAFKTSDLYCSDTALYCPERWQDTERRQSVDLHGTALLQLHAQNSTDSNPDEDAFHSESFSHHEPPSSFHHHDEFGTGSLPASSTYSSFSLASDEKGGVSAGCGHTASSTLSSSHQGLYMDWRDGGSGDYERKSMSSYDKDSPSFPKSHSIQHMVAPRSPQKGSSPAYTRTASCFSEPYHSSTPRLASSHSMGSTTGLGGARGGALDSRDDIHVTEDDLSSRWRQLSVEDINTISSYRNITGRGSPYSFSEHHFAMGPSSKVKGSLYSSFQEGDDVFHSRVLDQCFALDSPSPSRSPKPLEHRKQEKTSVLYRAKNDSQDSECSLFLSGSSKDKESSGGATAASSSKKDYVNLSADSSAESLHQSSLEASSLQHYPSPRPSIRPRPSSSSALSVGPALPKKNSPRYQKFGSTGLTRKDSLTKAQLYGTLLN